In Phaeobacter gallaeciensis DSM 26640, a genomic segment contains:
- a CDS encoding EthD family reductase → MTVSLQVIYPASEDATFDYNYYEKTHLPLLEEHWGDLMDTVEASRGIASGPDVPPAFLLIATITFPNMETLDTAMVEKGGPIIDDVANFTNIRPQILVGQVLMS, encoded by the coding sequence ATGACAGTCAGCCTGCAAGTGATCTACCCCGCATCCGAAGACGCAACCTTTGACTACAACTACTATGAAAAAACCCATCTTCCCCTGTTGGAAGAACACTGGGGCGATCTGATGGACACGGTGGAGGCCTCACGCGGGATTGCCAGCGGGCCGGACGTACCACCTGCCTTTCTGCTGATTGCGACCATTACCTTCCCGAATATGGAAACGCTCGACACAGCGATGGTGGAGAAAGGCGGGCCAATCATTGATGATGTGGCAAACTTCACCAACATTCGCCCGCAGATCCTTGTCGGGCAAGTCCTGATGAGCTGA
- a CDS encoding MAPEG family protein, producing MTPELTALTLAALLQALQFCAYAITANRQLDPKIALGPRDTPVTLTGTAGRFKRAMENHFEGLILFTIACGVVVISDQSTGFTSGCAWVYLAARVLYVPAYALGWTPGRSIIWFVGFFATVFMLIAALV from the coding sequence ATGACCCCTGAACTCACAGCCCTCACCCTCGCTGCCCTGCTGCAAGCCTTGCAGTTTTGCGCATATGCAATCACGGCAAACCGTCAGCTGGATCCCAAAATCGCTCTGGGCCCCCGCGACACACCTGTCACCCTCACAGGTACAGCCGGGCGCTTCAAACGCGCGATGGAAAACCATTTCGAAGGGCTAATCCTCTTCACCATCGCCTGCGGCGTGGTGGTGATCAGCGATCAATCGACGGGCTTCACCTCGGGCTGCGCCTGGGTCTACCTTGCCGCCCGGGTGCTCTACGTACCAGCCTACGCATTGGGCTGGACCCCTGGCCGTTCGATCATCTGGTTTGTCGGCTTTTTCGCAACGGTCTTCATGTTGATCGCAGCGCTGGTATGA
- the lpdA gene encoding dihydrolipoyl dehydrogenase, giving the protein MASYDVIVIGAGPGGYVSAIRCAQLGLKTAVVEGRETLGGTCLNVGCIPSKALLHSTHLLHEAEHNFAHMGLKGKSPSVDWSQMKSYKEEVIGQNTGGIEFLFKKNKIDWIKGWASIPEAGKVKVGDDSHEAKNIVIASGSVPSSLPGVEVDNDKGIVVDSTGALDLPKIPKKMVVIGAGVIGLELGSVYARLGSDVTVVEYMDAVCPGMDKDVQRSFKRILEKQGLTFIMGAAVQGVETSKTKAKVKYQPKKGGDEEVIDADVVLVATGRKPYADGLGLDALGIKMTERGQIATDAHWATNVKGVYAIGDVIEGPMLAHKAEDEGMAVAEVIAGKHGHVNYGVIPGVVYTTPEVATVGQTEDALKAEGRKIKTGKFMFMGNARAKAVHQAEGGFVKLIADKETDRILGAAIIGPGAGDLIHEICVAMEFGASAEDLALTCHAHPTYSEAVREAALACGDGPIHS; this is encoded by the coding sequence ATGGCATCCTATGACGTCATCGTAATCGGCGCCGGCCCCGGTGGCTATGTAAGCGCCATCCGCTGCGCCCAGCTCGGCCTCAAGACCGCGGTGGTCGAAGGCCGCGAAACCCTCGGCGGCACCTGCCTCAACGTCGGCTGTATCCCGTCAAAGGCATTGCTGCACTCGACCCATCTGCTGCATGAAGCGGAACATAACTTCGCCCATATGGGTCTGAAGGGCAAAAGTCCCTCGGTCGACTGGTCCCAGATGAAATCCTATAAGGAAGAGGTCATCGGCCAGAACACTGGCGGTATCGAATTCCTGTTCAAGAAGAACAAGATTGACTGGATCAAGGGCTGGGCCTCCATTCCCGAGGCTGGAAAGGTCAAGGTGGGCGACGACAGCCATGAGGCCAAGAACATCGTGATTGCCTCCGGCTCCGTTCCCTCCTCGCTGCCAGGCGTTGAGGTCGACAATGACAAGGGGATTGTGGTGGACAGCACCGGCGCGCTGGACCTGCCGAAGATCCCCAAGAAAATGGTTGTGATCGGTGCTGGTGTGATCGGCCTGGAACTGGGGTCAGTCTATGCACGTCTGGGGTCTGACGTGACCGTGGTTGAATATATGGACGCCGTCTGTCCCGGCATGGACAAAGATGTTCAGCGCAGCTTCAAGCGGATCCTCGAAAAGCAGGGCCTGACCTTCATCATGGGGGCTGCGGTACAGGGGGTTGAAACGTCCAAAACCAAGGCGAAGGTGAAGTATCAGCCTAAAAAGGGTGGTGACGAAGAGGTGATCGATGCCGATGTGGTGCTCGTTGCCACAGGTCGCAAACCCTATGCCGATGGTCTTGGGCTGGACGCACTTGGCATCAAGATGACCGAGCGCGGCCAGATCGCAACCGATGCTCATTGGGCCACCAATGTCAAAGGCGTTTACGCCATCGGCGACGTCATCGAAGGTCCCATGCTGGCGCATAAGGCCGAAGACGAAGGCATGGCCGTTGCCGAGGTGATTGCGGGCAAACATGGCCATGTGAACTACGGCGTCATTCCCGGCGTGGTCTACACCACGCCCGAGGTGGCAACCGTTGGCCAGACCGAAGATGCGCTGAAAGCCGAAGGTCGCAAAATTAAGACTGGCAAGTTCATGTTCATGGGCAACGCCCGCGCCAAGGCCGTGCATCAGGCCGAAGGTGGTTTTGTGAAACTCATCGCGGACAAGGAAACCGACCGTATCCTGGGTGCAGCCATTATTGGTCCGGGCGCTGGCGATCTGATCCATGAAATCTGCGTCGCAATGGAGTTCGGCGCCTCTGCCGAGGATCTAGCCCTCACCTGTCACGCGCATCCGACCTATTCAGAGGCGGTCCGCGAGGCGGCCCTGGCCTGCGGCGACGGCCCGATCCACAGCTGA
- a CDS encoding cell division ATP-binding protein FtsE, translating into MIELDNVGYNYGGGELLSEVSVQLAPGSFHFLTGPSGAGKTTLLKLCYGALTPTSGRARAFNMDINGLDRDQMAYLRRRIGVVHQDCRFLDHLPVIENIALPLTVSGRDIDQEEANLRELLNWVGLSERAHATPPELSGGERQRAALARSVILSPEVIIADEPTGNVDWDMSQRLLQLLVELNHMGKTVLVATHDLSLIRAAKKQVQARVLRISNRQLQQAGADL; encoded by the coding sequence GTGATCGAGCTGGACAATGTGGGGTACAATTACGGTGGCGGGGAACTGCTGAGCGAGGTGTCAGTACAGCTGGCGCCGGGGTCGTTCCATTTCCTAACGGGCCCGTCGGGTGCGGGCAAGACGACCCTGTTGAAACTCTGCTATGGCGCATTGACTCCAACGTCAGGCCGCGCGCGCGCTTTCAACATGGATATCAATGGTTTGGACCGTGATCAGATGGCTTATTTGCGGCGGCGTATCGGTGTGGTCCATCAGGATTGCCGGTTTTTGGACCATTTGCCGGTGATCGAAAACATCGCTTTGCCGCTGACGGTATCCGGGCGCGACATCGATCAGGAAGAGGCCAATCTGAGGGAATTGCTCAATTGGGTCGGCTTGTCGGAGCGGGCGCATGCAACGCCGCCGGAGCTGTCCGGGGGAGAACGGCAGCGCGCGGCTCTGGCCCGGTCGGTTATTCTGTCACCTGAGGTAATCATCGCGGACGAACCAACAGGCAATGTGGATTGGGACATGTCGCAGCGACTGCTGCAATTGCTGGTGGAGCTGAACCACATGGGCAAAACGGTATTGGTGGCCACTCATGATCTGTCGCTCATCCGGGCGGCCAAAAAACAGGTGCAGGCACGGGTCCTGCGGATTTCTAACCGGCAGCTTCAGCAGGCGGGGGCAGATCTATGA
- a CDS encoding cell division protein FtsX, which yields MNLARLRNVIVGDAQADRVVPPSGFTAQLTLFVSGAMAFLAVFALALSLASGRLADRWAEELARAATLRINAPAEQRVAQTEAAMTILEQTPGVASARALSREEQAALLTPWFGTKLPLDTLPIPQLIEVIEGDPGYDDAGLRLRLQAEVPGAVLDDHTRWRAPLVDAAQALRRLAWVSILLIGGATAAMITLAANAALAANAQVIEVLRLVGALDTYIAQAFIRRFTLRALFGAGVGVGLGMLGVWLMPEASREGGFLTGLGFQGWSWLLPLCIPLLGALVAFAATTRAANKRLGDLA from the coding sequence ATGAATCTGGCCCGGCTGCGCAATGTGATCGTCGGAGATGCTCAGGCTGACCGCGTGGTTCCGCCAAGCGGGTTTACCGCCCAGCTGACGCTGTTTGTGTCGGGGGCGATGGCGTTTCTGGCTGTCTTTGCGCTGGCCTTGTCGCTGGCCTCAGGCCGGTTGGCGGACCGCTGGGCAGAAGAGCTCGCCCGCGCTGCGACGCTGCGAATCAACGCGCCTGCCGAGCAGCGAGTCGCCCAGACCGAAGCGGCGATGACCATTCTGGAACAGACCCCGGGTGTTGCCTCCGCCCGCGCGCTCAGCCGCGAAGAACAGGCGGCACTTCTGACACCGTGGTTCGGGACCAAGCTGCCGCTGGACACACTGCCGATCCCGCAGCTGATTGAGGTGATCGAAGGTGATCCGGGCTACGATGATGCAGGATTGCGATTGCGGCTGCAGGCTGAGGTGCCGGGTGCTGTTCTGGATGATCATACCCGTTGGCGGGCACCGTTGGTGGACGCGGCGCAGGCGCTACGGCGTCTGGCGTGGGTGTCTATTCTGCTTATCGGTGGTGCCACGGCCGCGATGATCACCCTCGCAGCCAATGCGGCCCTTGCGGCCAATGCCCAGGTAATTGAGGTGCTGCGCCTTGTTGGTGCCTTAGATACCTATATTGCTCAGGCCTTTATCCGTCGCTTTACCCTGCGCGCTCTGTTTGGGGCGGGGGTTGGCGTGGGGCTTGGTATGTTGGGAGTCTGGCTGATGCCCGAGGCCTCTCGTGAGGGCGGATTTCTGACTGGTCTTGGTTTTCAGGGGTGGAGCTGGCTCCTGCCCCTGTGCATTCCTTTGCTTGGTGCGCTCGTCGCCTTTGCCGCAACAACGCGTGCGGCCAACAAACGTCTTGGAGATTTGGCGTGA
- a CDS encoding DUF4175 domain-containing protein, with translation MVKTPKFRRKADDRPATAPSSQGRGKADLGRTSGAGGGDAPPDSASSGLQFSDPRLTRLRLPLRLTWLGLLSERLVRAYWPLLSLVMLALAAMMLGLHEKLPVELVWFGAVALVMAVVAAFAFGVWRFTWPRLSDALARLDATVPGHPIAALLDAQAIGSDDPASQALWQAHQQRMQACAAAAKAPKPNLSVARADPFALRYLAMLALAVAVLFGSIWRVGTLGEITPGAVAAATGPTWEGWIEPPRYTGLPVLYLNDQTETALNLPENSRLTLRFYGEVGDLTLDETISGRVGDLPSAAAAEQSFEITRDGTLSINGAGGRSWDVTLLRDQLPSVAIIGEPTLEADDTTSLAYTASDDYGVDGGQVEIALDLDALDRRHGLAALPGARDPIVLDLPLPLSGDRRAFDEQMIETFAKHPWANMPVTYRMVAQDAAGQEAKAEPLSAPLVTRRFFDPMAAAVAEQRRDLLWARANASRVAQILRTLSTYPAEVFRDHGDYLRLRTILRRLEQHSAAGTLGPNQQEDLAEALWDLAVQLEEGDVGDAMARMQRAQEQLSQAMRDGASEEEIARLMQQLRDATQDYLRQLQRQAQEQGNQGEQQGAPDENAMQLSQQDLQAMMDRIQELMEQGRMAEAEQALREFQQMMENMRVTEGQQGQDGSPGEQSMEGLADTLREQQGLSDQAFRDLQEQFNPGARRGESEGNEGRNGGLGRGQSHEGGQGNQGGQGDRPGAGTPGGERQPGQGGQGQRAPDADGGQSGGDAAQPGGRRGLGGSLADRQQALRDQLRAQRDGLPLGNGEGDQATRDALDDAGRAMDGAEEALRQGDLAEAIDRQSDAMEALREGMRALGEAMAEQQQPGQQQGQGRANTSAQGNRMDPLGRRNGEQGDGGVSDGQFSEGQAYRRAWDLLEEIRRRAGERSRSDTERSYLERLLDRF, from the coding sequence ATGGTGAAGACCCCCAAGTTTCGCCGCAAGGCTGACGACAGACCTGCAACCGCGCCCAGTTCTCAGGGGCGTGGCAAGGCAGATTTGGGGCGGACATCGGGAGCAGGTGGCGGCGACGCGCCGCCAGATTCTGCGTCATCAGGTTTGCAGTTTTCTGACCCGCGGTTGACGCGATTGCGCTTGCCCTTGCGATTAACATGGCTCGGCCTGCTCTCTGAACGCCTGGTACGGGCCTATTGGCCCCTGTTGTCGCTGGTGATGCTGGCGCTTGCCGCGATGATGCTTGGGCTGCATGAAAAGCTGCCGGTGGAGCTGGTCTGGTTCGGCGCGGTTGCGCTGGTCATGGCTGTTGTGGCAGCGTTTGCTTTTGGGGTCTGGCGCTTTACTTGGCCTCGTCTGTCGGACGCTCTTGCGCGATTGGATGCGACGGTTCCCGGACATCCGATTGCCGCACTGCTGGATGCGCAGGCTATTGGTTCTGATGATCCCGCATCGCAAGCGCTCTGGCAGGCGCACCAGCAGCGGATGCAGGCCTGCGCTGCTGCGGCCAAAGCTCCGAAACCCAATCTCTCTGTTGCGCGGGCGGACCCGTTTGCGTTGCGCTATCTGGCGATGTTGGCGCTGGCGGTGGCAGTGTTGTTCGGCTCCATCTGGCGGGTCGGCACCCTTGGCGAGATCACCCCCGGCGCGGTTGCGGCTGCTACGGGGCCGACCTGGGAAGGCTGGATCGAGCCGCCACGCTACACTGGGCTTCCGGTGCTTTATCTCAATGATCAGACTGAGACCGCGCTGAACCTGCCGGAGAACAGCCGTCTTACCCTGCGATTTTATGGTGAGGTCGGCGATCTGACACTGGACGAGACAATCTCCGGACGTGTTGGTGACTTGCCGTCTGCCGCTGCCGCCGAACAGAGTTTTGAGATTACCCGTGACGGCACACTCTCGATCAACGGTGCAGGCGGGCGCAGTTGGGATGTCACACTGCTAAGGGATCAGCTTCCGAGCGTTGCCATCATCGGCGAGCCGACGCTTGAAGCTGATGACACCACATCGCTGGCCTACACGGCAAGCGATGACTACGGCGTCGATGGTGGGCAGGTGGAGATCGCACTGGATTTGGACGCGCTGGATCGGCGTCACGGGTTGGCGGCGTTGCCGGGTGCGCGTGATCCGATTGTGCTGGATCTGCCGCTGCCACTCAGTGGTGATCGTCGTGCGTTTGATGAACAGATGATTGAGACCTTCGCCAAGCATCCATGGGCGAATATGCCGGTCACCTACCGGATGGTTGCACAGGATGCTGCTGGTCAGGAGGCGAAGGCCGAGCCACTGAGCGCGCCGCTTGTGACCCGCCGTTTCTTTGATCCTATGGCCGCTGCGGTGGCGGAGCAGCGGCGCGACCTCCTCTGGGCGCGCGCCAATGCATCAAGGGTGGCGCAGATCCTGCGCACCCTGTCGACCTACCCGGCTGAGGTATTTCGCGATCACGGTGATTACCTGCGCCTGCGCACTATTTTACGTCGACTTGAGCAGCATAGCGCGGCGGGCACTTTGGGGCCGAACCAGCAGGAAGATCTTGCTGAGGCGCTATGGGATCTTGCTGTTCAGCTTGAAGAGGGAGACGTCGGGGATGCCATGGCGCGGATGCAACGGGCGCAGGAGCAGCTCAGCCAGGCGATGCGAGACGGCGCCAGCGAGGAAGAGATTGCCCGCCTGATGCAGCAGCTGCGCGATGCGACGCAGGATTATCTGCGCCAGTTGCAGCGGCAGGCACAAGAACAGGGCAATCAGGGCGAGCAGCAGGGCGCCCCGGATGAGAACGCGATGCAGTTGAGCCAGCAGGACTTGCAAGCGATGATGGATCGCATTCAGGAGCTGATGGAACAGGGCCGCATGGCCGAGGCTGAGCAGGCGCTGCGTGAGTTTCAGCAGATGATGGAGAACATGCGCGTGACTGAGGGGCAGCAGGGGCAGGATGGGTCTCCCGGTGAGCAAAGCATGGAGGGGCTGGCTGATACCCTGCGCGAACAGCAGGGCTTGTCGGATCAGGCGTTCCGCGACTTACAGGAGCAATTCAACCCCGGTGCTCGCCGTGGCGAAAGCGAAGGCAACGAAGGACGCAATGGCGGTCTGGGCCGTGGACAGTCCCATGAGGGCGGGCAGGGCAATCAAGGGGGGCAGGGCGACCGGCCGGGTGCTGGCACTCCCGGCGGGGAGCGACAGCCCGGCCAGGGTGGTCAGGGGCAGCGCGCACCTGATGCCGATGGGGGGCAGAGCGGTGGCGATGCAGCCCAGCCGGGCGGGCGTCGTGGCCTCGGTGGTTCCCTTGCGGATCGCCAGCAAGCCCTCAGGGATCAGCTGCGTGCGCAGCGCGACGGTCTGCCATTGGGCAATGGCGAAGGGGATCAGGCGACGCGGGACGCTTTGGATGATGCCGGGCGTGCCATGGACGGTGCTGAGGAGGCGCTGCGACAGGGAGATCTGGCAGAGGCCATCGACCGCCAGTCCGACGCCATGGAGGCGCTGCGCGAAGGTATGCGGGCGCTTGGCGAAGCGATGGCAGAACAGCAACAGCCCGGACAGCAGCAGGGGCAGGGGCGCGCCAATACCTCGGCGCAGGGCAATCGCATGGACCCGCTGGGTCGGCGTAATGGCGAACAGGGGGACGGCGGGGTCTCGGACGGGCAGTTCAGCGAGGGTCAGGCCTATCGCCGCGCCTGGGACCTGCTGGAGGAAATCCGCCGCCGGGCCGGTGAACGCAGCCGCAGCGACACCGAACGCAGTTATCTTGAGCGGTTACTCGACCGGTTCTGA
- a CDS encoding pyridoxamine 5'-phosphate oxidase family protein, whose product MEFLTTVEELEAHYGTPGAPSLRKVARQMTPLYRKWIMASRLCMLATVGPEGTDDSPRGDDGPVVLELDPGRLALPDWRGNNRIDSLRNIVRDPRVSLMFLVPGSNNVVRVNGTAKVTVDADLRAKFDRSGKQPSTVIVIEINEIYSQCARALMRARTWSSGDESEGLPTMGEILAEQTAGEEGGKAYDEAWAPRAAKTMW is encoded by the coding sequence ATGGAGTTTCTCACCACGGTTGAAGAGCTGGAGGCCCACTACGGTACGCCAGGGGCGCCTTCCCTGCGCAAGGTCGCACGGCAGATGACGCCGCTTTATCGCAAGTGGATCATGGCCTCGCGGCTTTGCATGTTGGCCACGGTCGGGCCGGAAGGCACCGATGACAGCCCACGCGGTGATGATGGCCCGGTCGTTCTTGAACTCGACCCGGGCAGACTGGCCCTGCCGGACTGGCGCGGCAACAACCGGATCGACAGCCTGCGTAATATCGTGCGGGATCCGCGCGTATCTCTGATGTTTCTGGTGCCGGGATCGAACAATGTGGTGCGCGTGAACGGGACAGCCAAGGTGACGGTAGATGCCGACCTGCGCGCCAAGTTTGACAGGAGTGGCAAACAGCCCAGCACCGTCATTGTTATTGAAATCAACGAGATCTATAGCCAATGTGCCCGTGCTCTAATGCGGGCGCGGACCTGGAGTTCTGGCGACGAAAGCGAAGGTCTGCCCACCATGGGGGAGATCCTTGCGGAGCAGACAGCCGGAGAAGAGGGCGGAAAGGCCTACGACGAAGCCTGGGCACCGCGCGCCGCCAAGACCATGTGGTAA
- a CDS encoding zinc-ribbon domain-containing protein, producing the protein MRLTCPNCAAQYEVPDDVIPDEGRDVQCSNCGQTWFQAGRALDADDAESAPTAGPNLADLPPDADTPASHISDQDPLTDDADDDIAEETDLPPDEAVSEDHPAEEDTAEDRPPDVAATARGLDPAISDILREEAEREASLRAAENSPLQTQTDLGLDSLPEEESARRAREAREQMARMRGEDPQQLATAETESRRGLLPNIDEINSTLRSGEGAAAPITPPMDAAPPKKKRNFARGFAFALLIALALAMAYDNAPLIAQKLPQADPYLSTYVAKVDAARLWLDTQVRAFTVQQ; encoded by the coding sequence ATGCGACTGACATGTCCGAACTGTGCCGCCCAGTATGAGGTGCCGGATGATGTAATCCCTGATGAGGGCCGCGACGTGCAATGCTCCAATTGCGGGCAGACGTGGTTTCAGGCTGGCCGTGCGTTGGACGCAGATGACGCTGAGAGCGCGCCAACAGCAGGCCCGAATCTCGCCGACCTACCGCCGGATGCAGATACGCCCGCATCTCATATTTCTGATCAGGACCCGCTGACAGACGACGCAGACGACGATATCGCCGAGGAGACCGATCTGCCCCCCGATGAGGCAGTGTCCGAAGATCACCCCGCCGAAGAGGACACGGCCGAGGATCGCCCCCCCGACGTCGCGGCCACTGCGCGCGGTCTGGATCCGGCAATCAGCGATATCCTGCGCGAAGAGGCAGAGCGCGAAGCCAGCCTGCGTGCCGCTGAAAACAGCCCGCTGCAAACCCAGACAGATCTGGGGCTTGATTCACTGCCTGAGGAAGAATCGGCGCGACGTGCCCGTGAAGCCCGCGAACAGATGGCCCGGATGCGCGGCGAGGATCCGCAGCAGCTGGCCACCGCTGAGACGGAATCTCGCCGTGGACTGTTGCCGAATATTGATGAGATCAATTCCACCCTGCGCTCAGGCGAGGGCGCCGCAGCGCCAATCACCCCCCCGATGGATGCAGCACCGCCCAAGAAAAAGCGCAACTTTGCCCGCGGGTTTGCCTTCGCCCTGCTGATCGCGCTGGCCCTTGCTATGGCCTATGATAACGCGCCCCTGATCGCACAGAAACTGCCACAAGCTGATCCCTATCTCAGTACATATGTCGCCAAGGTGGATGCCGCGCGGTTGTGGCTGGATACGCAAGTGCGCGCTTTCACCGTGCAGCAATAG
- a CDS encoding lysophospholipid acyltransferase family protein, whose protein sequence is MKTALRWLLSAVFMVQIYVMMLIFGLVFAPWALVSPRGARVACRSYAGYVLWCARWMLGLRTEVRGPVPTEEVIIAAKHQSFLDILIIFHATPSAKFIMKRELLWTPIIGIYAKRLGCVPVNRGKKGNAIARMVKDVAAEFADPGQLVIYPQGTRVAPGADRPYKIGTGVLYAALEQPCVPAATNVGLFWPRTGIMRKPGLGVVEFLPAIAPGLERDEFMARLEREVENHSNKLMQEAGFKVDGVSHHG, encoded by the coding sequence GTGAAAACTGCATTGCGATGGCTGCTCTCGGCCGTGTTTATGGTTCAGATCTATGTGATGATGCTGATCTTTGGTCTGGTTTTTGCGCCATGGGCTTTGGTGTCGCCGCGCGGTGCCCGCGTCGCCTGTCGCAGCTACGCGGGCTATGTGCTCTGGTGCGCCCGCTGGATGCTGGGTCTGCGTACCGAGGTGCGAGGTCCAGTGCCGACCGAAGAGGTGATCATCGCAGCGAAGCATCAGAGCTTTCTGGACATTCTGATCATTTTTCACGCCACGCCTTCAGCCAAGTTCATCATGAAACGCGAGTTGTTGTGGACACCGATCATTGGCATTTATGCAAAGCGTCTGGGCTGTGTGCCGGTCAACCGCGGTAAGAAGGGCAATGCCATCGCCCGCATGGTCAAGGATGTCGCGGCAGAGTTCGCCGACCCCGGTCAGCTGGTGATCTATCCGCAAGGCACCCGCGTCGCACCGGGGGCAGACAGGCCTTACAAAATCGGCACTGGGGTTCTTTATGCCGCGCTGGAGCAGCCCTGTGTGCCTGCGGCGACCAATGTTGGGCTGTTCTGGCCGCGCACCGGAATCATGCGCAAACCCGGCCTGGGTGTTGTTGAGTTCTTGCCCGCGATCGCGCCGGGACTGGAGCGCGATGAGTTCATGGCCAGGCTTGAGCGCGAGGTCGAAAATCATTCGAATAAGTTGATGCAGGAAGCGGGGTTTAAAGTCGATGGAGTTTCTCACCACGGTTGA